The window CCGCCAGTCGGTTGAACCCGGGATTGCATTGCGTGCCGTCGATCGCCTTCGGTCTGATCCACCACCCAAGGTCATCACCGTACTTCGCCACGACACCGTCATAGCCTGCGCCGTCACCATACCAGATCAGCCTCGAAGGGACCTTGACTTGTGCGTACTTCCTGAGTCCCTCCGCATAACCCGACTCGATGGCCCGTCCAAATGGTATCGACTTGGGCAAGGCGGCTTGCTTCTTGCCGACCCAGTGAACCCCGGCGACACCTATGCCGCCGAAATTCCATCGTTCCAGCGGATGCTTGATTCCGTAGATGTAGGGGTACCGTTCCCGGTCACTGGTGGTGGGGCCATTGAGCGAACGAGTGCGGTCCTCGTCCGCCTGGGAAAACCCATCTGAGTAGATGTACATCCGCTCGGCCGGACAATCGAACACGTGCTGGGAGCGCCCCGCGTAGGGAAACAGAATAACCCGAAACGTGACCTCGACGCGATCGGGGTCTGTTGATGAAGGCCACCAGTCCTCGATGGGGTTCATCCAATCCGCGTTGGCAACGGTGTAAGCCGTCGCAGCCACGGCGAGCTGGTGCTGGTTATGGGCGCAAACGGCGCTGCGGGATAGCTCCCGCGCATTGCTCAGTGACGGAAGCAACAGGGCAATCAGGTAGCCGATGATCGAGATGACGACGAGCACCTCGATCAGCGTGAACGCGCGAGACATGTTGGGCGCCCGCTTGATCCCCTTTCGCGCACCCGCGCGGCGATCGCGAACCACCTGACCCCGGTTGTGCGACCGATATCGCCGGCCCGCTGTCACCCATGTCATTGTTGCGTCCTCCCCATAAGAGGTTGCGTCCTCCATGCAAGAAAATGCTCAGCCCCGAACCCGCCAGAGGTTCTGGAAACATGCTGTCATCCGTGACCGGAAGAATACCACGATGGCCCTTTCCCCCCTCAGCCCCGCACAGTTGGTCCAGAACCCCGAAATCCGGAAGCACGCCCGGCAGCCGACCTCACGGATGCGTGAGAATCGGTCCCTGCTGCGTCACCGGCTCGTAAATACTACCGTCTGCCTCGCCGACCCGCAATATGCAGCCGGATAGGTGGTTTTCTGATTCTTGGCATGTCACCATCGGCCGTCTGTTCCGGCACTCCATCTATTTGACCCCCGTCCAAACCGTCAAACCCGCCACAGGAGCCGGCGCTGGTCAAATGCCGCCCGATCTTGGACAATGCCTGTTCTGTCGGCCGGTCAACGGTCGCCAAGCGAGGACTCAACGATGAGCCACGAGCAAATGCGAATAGAGTCGGACAGCATGGGCACAATGCAGGTGCCCGGCTGGGCCTTGTGGGGGGCGCAGACCCAGCGGGCGGTCGAAAACTTTCCGCTCAGCGGGTATCGGTTCGACCGGCGCTTCATCCGAGCGATGGGCCTCATCAAACAGGCGGCCGCGGAGGTCAATCACGACTTGGGGCTTCTAGACGACGAACGGGCCGCCCTGATCGTTCAGGCTGCCCAGGAAGTCATCGACGGCAAGCTGGATGATCACTTCGTGTTGGACATCTTCCAGACCGGCTCGGGAACCAGCACGAACATGAACACCAACGAGGTCATCTCCAACCGGGCCATTCAACTCGCTGGCGGGAGGGTTGGATCGCGCGACCCGGTTCATCCAAATGACCATGTTAACATGGGGCAGTCGAGCAATGACGTGATTCCGACAGCGATCCATGTGGCGGCAGCCGAAGGCTTGAAGGAGGCTCTTATACCGGCACTGGAGAGGCTGGCCTCAAGACTGGAGGAAAAGGCCAAAGCCCTCTGGCCGGTGATCAAGATCGGGCGAACCCATCTGCAAGATGCCACCCCCATCCGGCTCGGGCAGACGTTCAGCGGCTATGCGGCCCAGGCCAGGCTCAGTGCCGAGCGGGCACGGAAGGCTGTGACGGCCCTTCGGGAACTGCCCATTGGCGGCACGGCCG of the Phycisphaerae bacterium genome contains:
- a CDS encoding prepilin-type N-terminal cleavage/methylation domain-containing protein, encoding MTWVTAGRRYRSHNRGQVVRDRRAGARKGIKRAPNMSRAFTLIEVLVVISIIGYLIALLLPSLSNARELSRSAVCAHNQHQLAVAATAYTVANADWMNPIEDWWPSSTDPDRVEVTFRVILFPYAGRSQHVFDCPAERMYIYSDGFSQADEDRTRSLNGPTTSDRERYPYIYGIKHPLERWNFGGIGVAGVHWVGKKQAALPKSIPFGRAIESGYAEGLRKYAQVKVPSRLIWYGDGAGYDGVVAKYGDDLGWWIRPKAIDGTQCNPGFNRLADENYGCQRHNKKANYAFADGHVDRLSANDIPCNSSECWWSYVPGYHRLP